The following are encoded together in the Lathyrus oleraceus cultivar Zhongwan6 chromosome 3, CAAS_Psat_ZW6_1.0, whole genome shotgun sequence genome:
- the LOC127126333 gene encoding villin-3, protein MSSATKGLEPAFQGVGQKVGTEIWRIENFQPVPLPKSDYGKFYMGDSYIILQTAQGKGGNYLFDIHFWIGKDTSQDEAGTAAIKTVELDASLGGRAVQHREIQGHESDKFLSYFKPCIIPLEGGVASGFRTPEEEEFETRLYVCKGKRVVRIKQIPFARSSLNHDDVFILDTKEKIYQFNGANSNIQERAKALEVIQLLKEKYHEGTSSVAIVDDGKLDTESDSGEFWVLFGGFAPIGKKVISEDDIVPETIPAQLYSIADGEAKSVEGELSKSLLENNKCYLLDCGAEVFVWVGRVTQVDERKAACQAAEDFVTSQKRPKATRITRVIQGYETHSFKSNFDSWPSGSATTAGAEEGRGKVAALLKQQGMGVKGAAKSTPINEEIPPLLEAGGKLEVWIINGSAKTPLPKEDNGKFYSGDCYIVLYTYHSGERKEDYFLCCWFGKHSIEEDQKMATRLATTMSNSLKGRPVQGRLFDGKESPQFVALFQPMVVLKGGLSSGYKKLIAEKGLPDETYTAESIALVRISGTSTHNNKTMQVDAVATSLNSTECFLLQSGSTVFTWHGNQSSIEQQQLAAKVAEFLRPGIALKHAKEGTETSAFWSAVGGKQSVTSKKVTNDIVRDPHLFTLSFNKGKLQVEELYNFCQDDLLTEDILVLDTHAEVFVWIGQCVDPKEKQNAFEIAQKYIEKAASLEGLSPQVPLYKVTEGNEPCFFTTYFSWDHAKSTVQGNSFQKKLALLFGIGHSVEEKSNGSSQGGPRQRAEALAALNNAFNSSPETAPSTDRLNSLNQGGPRQRAEALAALNSAFSSSSGTKVVTPRKSPRGQGSQRAAAVAALSNVLTAEKKKQSPDSSPMASSSPVVESNTPDAKSETAASELEGPEEVTETKEAEELAPETGSNGSSETKLEDVEDGNDNQNSQSVFTYEQLKAKSGSHLSGIDLKRREAYLSEEEFQTVFAISKEAFSKLPRWKQDMLKRKVDLF, encoded by the exons AGGGACTGAAATATGGAGGATTGAGAATTTTCAGCCAGTTCCATTGCCAAAATCTGATTATGGAAAATTCTACATGGGAGATTCTTACATTATCTTGCAG ACAGCACAAGGCAAAGGAGGCAATTATTTGTTTGATATTCACTTCTGGATCGGAAAGGATACAAGTCAG GATGAAGCTGGAACTGCAGCCATTAAAACTGTTGAACTTGATGCATCCCTTGGAGGACGTGCAGTGCAGCACAGGGAAATCCAAGGGCATGAGTCTGACAAGTTTTTGTCATACTTTAAGCCTTGTATTATACCATTAGAAGGAGGTGTTGCATCTGGCTTCAGAACACCAGAAGAAGAGGAGTTTGAAACACGTTTGTATGTATGCAAAGGAAAAAGAGTTGTCAGAATAAAACAG ATCCCTTTTGCACGGTCTTCGTTGAATCATGATGATGTATTCATCTTAGACACTAAGGAGAAGATTTATCAATTCAATGGTGCAAATTCCAATATTCAGGAAAGAGCAAAGGCTTTGGAAGTTATTCAGCTATTGAAGGAAAAGTATCATGAAGGGACATCCAGTGTTGCAATTGTTG ATGATGGAAAGTTGGATACCGAGTCAGACTCAGGTGAATTTTGGGTCCTCTTTGGTGGTTTTGCTCCCATTGGGAAGAAGGTCATCAGCGAAGATGATATTGTTCCAGAGACCATTCCTGCTCAACTTTACAG TATTGCTGATGGTGAGGCCAAGTCTGTGGAAGGTGAACTCTCTAAGTCACTGTTGGAGAACAACAAATGCTATTTATTGGACTGTGGTGCTGAGGTGTTTGTCTGGGTTGGCCGAGTAACACAAGTTGATGAAAGAAAAGCTGCTTGTCAAGCTGCTGAG GACTTTGTTACAAGTCAAAAAAGGCCAAAAGCTACAAGGATAACAAGGGTTATTCAAGGTTATGAGACACATTCATTTAAATCCAACTTTGATTCTTGGCCATCAGGATCTGCTACCACTGCTGGTGCCGAGGAAGGAAGAGGAAAAGTTGCAG CTTTGCTGAAGCAACAAGGTATGGGTGTTAAGGGAGCTGCAAAAAGTACTCCAATTAATGAGGAAATTCCACCTTTGCTTGAAGCAGGTGGAAAATTGGAG GTATGGATAATCAATGGAAGTGCTAAGACTCCATTACCTAAGGAAGATAATGGTAAATTTTATAGTGGAGATTGTTACATAGTACTTTACACTTATCACTCTGGTGAGAGGAAGGAAGACTACTTCTTGTGCTGTTGGTTCGGAAAACACAGCATTGAG GAGGACCAAAAGATGGCTACTCGGTTGGCTACTACAATGTCCAACTCACTAAAGGGTAGACCTGTTCAG GGTCGCTTATTTGATGGTAAAGAATCACCACAGTTTGTCGCGCTTTTCCAACCTATGGTGGTCCTCAAG GGAGGTTTGAGCTCTGGTTACAAAAAGTTAATTGCGGAGAAAGGTTTGCCAGATGAGACTTACACAGCAGAGAGTATTGCTCTTGTTCGGATTTCTGGAACATCTACTCATAATAATAAAACAATGCAAGTTGACGCA GTGGCAACATCATTGAATTCTACCGAGTGTTTTCTTCTGCAATCTGGCTCAACAGTTTTTACTTGGCATGGCAACCAATCTTCCATTGAACAGCAGCAGCTTGCAGCCAAAGTTGCTGAATTTTTAAGG CCAGGAATTGCTTTAAAGCATGCTAAAGAAGGCACAGAAACCTCAGCTTTCTGGTCTGCTGTAGGAGGAAAACAAAGTGTCACTAGCAAAAAAGTCACTAATGACATTGTTAGAGACCCACATTTGTTCACTTTGTCATTTAATAAAG GAAAATTACAG GTAGAAGAGCTTTACAACTTTTGCCAGGATGATCTGTTAACAGAAGATATCCTCGTACTTGACACGCATGCAGAAGTGTTTGTTTGGATTGGCCAGTGTGTGGACCCAAAAGAAAAGCAAAATGCTTTTGAAATCGCCCAG AAATACATAGAAAAGGCTGCATCTCTGGAGGGACTATCTCCTCAAGTACCACTATATAAAGTAACTGAAGGGAATGAACCTTGCTTTTTCACAACATACTTTTCTTGGGATCATGCAAAATCTACG GTTCAAGGAAACTCCTTCCAGAAAAAGTTGGCATTGCTATTTGGGATTGGTCATTCTGTAGAG GAAAAATCTAATGGATCAAGTCAAGGCGGACCAAGACAAAGAGCAGAAGCTTTGGCTGCCTTAAATAATGCATTTAATTCATCTCCCGAGACAGCACCCAGTACT GATAGATTGAATAGCTTAAATCAAGGAGGACCGAGGCAAAGGGCAGAAGCTTTAGCTGCCTTAAACTCTGCCTTCAGTTCATCATCCGGAACTAAAGTTGTTACACCTAGGAAATCTCCAAGAGGTCAAGGATCACAAAGAGCAGCTGCAGTAGCTGCTCTTTCTAACGTTCTCACTGCTGAAAAGAAGAAACAATCACCTGACAGTTCTCCTATGGCAAGCAGTAGTCCTGTTGTTGAAAGTAACACTCCCG ATGCTAAAAGTGAAACTGCCGCTTCTGAATTGGAAGGTCCTGAAGAAGTTACAGAAACCAAGGAGGCAGAGGAACTTGCTCCTGAAACTGGTAGCAATGGAAGTTCAGAAACAAAACTAGAAGACGTGGAGGATGGAAATGATAACCAAAATAGTCAAAGTGTCTTCACTTATGAGCAATTAAAGGCTAAATCTGGGAGTCATCTGTCTGGAATTGATCTTAAACGCAGGGAG GCTTATCTGTCAGAAGAAGAGTTTCAAACTGTGTTTGCGATATCAAAAGAAGCATTCTCTAAGTTACCAAGATGGAAGCAAGACATGCTGAAAAGAAAAGTTGATTTGTTCTAG